The Staphylococcus carnosus genome has a segment encoding these proteins:
- the pstC gene encoding phosphate ABC transporter permease subunit PstC → MIANNQKKKKGISDKLVPIILAIIAIISILTTIGILVTLLTETITFFTRVSLTQFLFTKEWNPFSSTPKYGIWALILGTLKVTFIATIFAVPVGLGAAIYLSEYASKRMRSIIKPILEILAGIPTIVFGFFALTFVTPMLRHLFPDLGSFNSISPGLVVGVMIIPLITSMSEDAMASVPNKIREGALGLGATKFEVSLKVVLPAAISGIVASIVLAISRAIGETMIVSLAAGSTPDSSFSLTGSIQTMTGYIVQVATGDATFGSDIYYSIYAVGFTLFLFTLVMNLISQWISKRFREEY, encoded by the coding sequence ATGATCGCAAATAACCAGAAGAAGAAAAAAGGGATAAGCGACAAGTTAGTACCTATTATTTTAGCAATTATCGCTATCATTTCTATCTTAACTACAATTGGTATTCTGGTTACACTCTTAACTGAAACTATTACATTCTTTACTCGTGTTTCACTGACTCAGTTCTTATTCACTAAAGAATGGAATCCATTCTCATCAACACCGAAATACGGAATTTGGGCATTAATTTTAGGCACATTAAAAGTCACATTTATCGCAACAATTTTTGCAGTACCTGTTGGTTTGGGCGCAGCAATTTATTTGAGCGAGTATGCTTCAAAACGTATGCGCAGTATCATTAAACCAATCTTAGAAATCTTAGCAGGTATTCCAACTATCGTATTCGGTTTCTTTGCACTAACATTTGTAACACCAATGTTGCGCCACCTTTTCCCAGATTTAGGAAGTTTCAACTCTATCAGTCCAGGATTAGTTGTCGGAGTAATGATTATTCCTTTGATTACAAGTATGAGTGAAGATGCTATGGCATCAGTCCCAAATAAAATCAGAGAAGGTGCACTAGGTTTAGGTGCCACAAAATTCGAAGTGTCATTAAAAGTAGTATTACCTGCAGCAATTTCAGGTATCGTTGCTTCAATTGTACTTGCAATTTCAAGAGCTATTGGTGAAACAATGATCGTATCATTAGCAGCAGGTAGTACACCAGATTCATCATTCAGCTTAACTGGTTCAATTCAAACAATGACTGGTTACATTGTTCAAGTTGCAACTGGTGATGCAACGTTCGGTTCAGATATTTATTACAGTATTTATGCAGTAGGGTTCACACTCTTCCTCTTTACACTTGTAATGAATTTAATTTCACAATGGATTTCAAAACGTTTCAGAGAGGAGTATTAA
- the pstA gene encoding phosphate ABC transporter permease PstA: MATTASSNPKETHALVDQNKVEKNISSRITKNKVLKWVFFSCTLIGLLVLATLLGDTLIKGIPYLKPSFFTNFSSSMPQMAGIKGALVGTLWLMITIIPISIILGVGTAIYLEEYAHDNAFTSFIKISISNLAGVPSVVFGLLGLTIFVRGMGIESLSLGKSVLAAALTMSLLILPVIIVSSQEAIRAVPKSVREASYGLGGNKWQTIYKIVLPAALPGIMTGFILSLSRALGETAPLILIGIPTILLRLPSSIFDQFQAMPIQIYNWAKMPQEAFQHVASAGIIVLLILLLAMNGLAIFLRNKFSKKY; this comes from the coding sequence ATGGCGACTACAGCATCATCAAATCCAAAAGAAACACATGCACTTGTGGATCAAAATAAAGTCGAAAAAAATATTTCTAGCAGAATCACAAAAAACAAAGTTCTTAAATGGGTATTCTTCAGTTGTACATTAATTGGATTACTCGTGTTAGCAACGCTATTAGGAGATACATTAATTAAAGGTATCCCGTATTTAAAACCATCGTTCTTTACAAACTTCTCATCTTCAATGCCGCAAATGGCTGGTATTAAAGGTGCATTAGTCGGAACTTTATGGTTGATGATTACAATTATTCCTATCTCGATTATTTTAGGTGTAGGTACAGCAATTTATTTAGAAGAATATGCTCATGACAATGCATTTACAAGTTTCATCAAAATCAGTATTTCAAATTTAGCTGGTGTTCCATCTGTTGTATTCGGACTTTTAGGTCTTACAATTTTCGTACGTGGTATGGGTATAGAATCTTTATCACTCGGAAAATCAGTATTAGCAGCAGCTTTAACAATGTCGTTACTTATCTTACCGGTTATCATCGTATCAAGCCAAGAAGCTATTCGCGCAGTACCTAAATCAGTACGCGAAGCATCATATGGTCTTGGCGGAAATAAATGGCAAACGATTTATAAAATTGTATTACCTGCAGCTCTACCTGGTATTATGACCGGTTTCATCCTTTCATTATCACGTGCTTTAGGTGAAACAGCACCATTAATTTTAATTGGTATACCAACAATTTTACTTCGTTTACCAAGCAGTATATTCGATCAATTCCAAGCAATGCCGATTCAAATTTACAACTGGGCGAAAATGCCTCAAGAAGCTTTCCAACATGTTGCATCAGCAGGTATCATCGTACTATTGATTTTGTTACTAGCAATGAATGGACTAGCAATTTTCTTAAGAAATAAATTCAGCAAAAAATATTAA
- the pstB gene encoding phosphate ABC transporter ATP-binding protein PstB yields the protein METVKNKKGQESNDQPIKVERQTEKTPQERKQEDAKKDVVYSTQNLDLWYGENHALKNINLDILENNVTAIIGPSGCGKSTYIKTLNRMVELVPSVKTAGKILYRGNDIFSSKQSVEKLRTNVGMVFQQPNPFPKSIYDNITYGPKIHGIKDKKVLDQIVEKSLRGAVIWDELKDRLNENAYGLSGGQQQRVCIARCLAIEPDVILMDEPTSALDPISTLKVEELVQELKEQYSIIMVTHNMQQAARVSDKTAFFLNGYVNEYDDTDKLFSNPSDKQTEDYISGRFG from the coding sequence ATGGAAACAGTTAAAAATAAAAAAGGACAAGAATCAAACGATCAACCAATCAAAGTTGAAAGACAAACTGAAAAAACACCTCAAGAAAGAAAACAAGAGGATGCAAAAAAGGATGTCGTTTATTCTACTCAAAACTTAGATTTATGGTACGGGGAAAACCATGCATTAAAAAATATCAATTTAGACATTTTAGAAAATAATGTAACAGCGATTATCGGACCATCAGGTTGTGGTAAATCAACTTACATCAAAACTTTAAACAGAATGGTTGAATTAGTGCCATCTGTTAAAACAGCAGGTAAAATCTTATATCGCGGCAATGATATTTTCAGCTCAAAACAATCCGTTGAAAAATTACGTACAAACGTAGGTATGGTTTTCCAACAACCAAACCCATTCCCTAAGTCAATTTATGATAATATCACTTATGGTCCTAAAATCCATGGTATTAAAGATAAAAAAGTCTTAGACCAAATCGTTGAAAAATCACTGCGCGGCGCTGTAATTTGGGATGAGTTGAAAGACAGATTAAATGAAAATGCTTATGGCTTATCTGGTGGTCAGCAACAACGTGTTTGTATCGCAAGATGCTTAGCAATTGAACCAGATGTAATCTTGATGGATGAACCAACATCAGCACTTGACCCGATTTCAACATTAAAAGTTGAGGAATTAGTTCAAGAATTAAAAGAACAATATTCAATCATCATGGTAACTCATAACATGCAACAGGCAGCTCGTGTATCAGACAAAACAGCATTCTTCTTAAATGGTTACGTAAATGAATATGACGACACTGATAAGCTCTTCTCTAATCCTTCAGATAAACAAACTGAAGACTACATTTCAGGACGTTTCGGTTAA
- the phoU gene encoding phosphate signaling complex protein PhoU has translation MTVIRQHYEEQLKDLIKDLRNLGFKVYYSIECAVASLSKEDRNYARQVIKRDLDINQLEDEINEKVIMLITKQQPIATDLRMMIAALKIASEFERIGDNAASIAKIRKRVKITDHYILTRLKTMGDLALLMLKDLDTAFKNKDVTLILEIIERDKDIDDLYKDIVNTTYLIDNDPFVAGQAHLAARHLERIGDHIANIAENIYYYITGETYESYI, from the coding sequence ATGACAGTTATACGCCAACATTATGAAGAGCAATTAAAAGACTTAATCAAAGATTTGCGTAACCTCGGGTTCAAAGTGTATTACAGTATTGAATGTGCAGTAGCTTCACTTAGTAAAGAGGATCGCAACTATGCGCGTCAAGTCATTAAACGTGATTTAGATATTAACCAATTAGAAGATGAAATCAATGAAAAAGTAATTATGCTGATTACGAAACAACAACCTATTGCGACTGACTTAAGAATGATGATTGCAGCTTTAAAAATTGCTTCTGAATTTGAACGGATTGGAGACAATGCAGCAAGCATTGCAAAAATTCGTAAACGAGTTAAAATCACAGACCACTATATTCTGACTCGTTTAAAAACAATGGGCGATTTAGCATTATTGATGTTGAAAGATCTCGATACTGCTTTCAAAAATAAAGACGTTACATTAATTTTAGAAATTATCGAAAGAGATAAAGATATTGATGATTTATACAAAGATATCGTTAATACAACTTATCTGATTGACAACGATCCTTTTGTAGCTGGGCAAGCACATTTAGCGGCCAGACATTTAGAAAGAATCGGCGATCACATTGCGAATATCGCTGAAAATATCTATTACTACATTACAGGAGAAACATACGAATCCTACATTTAA
- the pepF gene encoding oligoendopeptidase F has translation MSQGLPLRKDIPEQEKWDLSDLFESDEAFYQTLDDVLKTTEQFKDKYSGQLNTVENVKAALPELSEILIQIDRLGNFAEMRYSVDTTDEAGQKLSAKLSTSYGKIASRLAFVESEILALSDDQLDQLIAETPYPHYLKKLKKRKPHQLSYEVEKTLAALSPTFSAAYDMYGITKMLDIHFEAFEVDEQQYPLDYATFENEYEDNPNTEFRRKSFRFFSDALRKYQNTTAAIYNAHVQQEKIEADLRGYDSVIDYLLEEQEVTREMYDRQIDVIMSELAPIMQRYATLLKEVHGLEKMKFEDLKVSIDPSYEPEISVEDSKQYIFNALKVLGDDYLQMVQDAYEDRWIDFAQNKGKETGAYCASPFASHSYVFISWTGKMNETFVLAHELGHAGHFNLAQSHQNFLESEASMYFVEAPSTMNEMLMSNYLFETSDDSKFKRWVIGSIISRTYYHNMVTHLLEATYQREVYRLVDQGESLTASTLNEITRKVYQDFFGDAVEISDGAELTWMRQPHYYMGLYSYTYSAGLTIGTVMSQRIKNEGKPAVEDWLNTLKAGGSMSPVDLAKTAGIDITTDAPLRETISYIGSLVDELEVLTKEIEKENK, from the coding sequence ATGAGTCAAGGATTACCATTAAGAAAAGATATTCCTGAGCAAGAAAAATGGGATTTGTCTGATTTATTTGAATCAGATGAAGCATTTTATCAAACTTTAGATGATGTATTAAAAACTACAGAGCAATTTAAAGATAAGTACTCTGGACAACTTAATACTGTTGAAAATGTAAAAGCAGCTTTACCTGAATTAAGTGAAATTCTTATTCAAATTGATCGTCTCGGCAATTTTGCAGAGATGCGCTATAGTGTTGATACTACTGATGAAGCTGGACAAAAATTAAGTGCGAAATTAAGTACGTCTTATGGAAAGATTGCAAGCAGACTTGCTTTTGTTGAATCTGAAATATTAGCTTTATCTGATGATCAGCTTGATCAGTTAATTGCAGAAACACCTTATCCGCATTATTTGAAAAAATTGAAAAAGCGTAAACCGCATCAACTTTCATATGAGGTGGAAAAAACGTTAGCAGCACTTTCTCCAACGTTCAGTGCTGCGTATGATATGTATGGTATTACTAAGATGTTGGATATTCATTTTGAAGCATTTGAAGTAGATGAACAACAATATCCTTTAGATTATGCGACATTTGAAAATGAATATGAAGATAATCCGAATACTGAGTTCAGACGTAAAAGTTTCCGCTTTTTCAGCGATGCATTGCGTAAATATCAAAATACAACAGCTGCGATATATAATGCACATGTACAACAAGAAAAAATTGAAGCGGATTTAAGAGGTTATGATTCTGTTATTGATTATTTATTGGAAGAACAAGAAGTAACGCGTGAAATGTATGATCGTCAAATCGATGTTATCATGAGTGAATTAGCTCCTATTATGCAGCGCTATGCTACTTTATTGAAGGAAGTTCATGGTCTTGAAAAAATGAAGTTTGAAGACTTGAAAGTTTCGATTGATCCATCTTATGAACCAGAAATCTCTGTTGAAGATTCTAAGCAGTATATTTTTAATGCATTAAAAGTACTTGGTGATGACTATTTACAAATGGTACAAGATGCATACGAAGATCGATGGATTGATTTTGCTCAGAATAAAGGTAAAGAAACAGGTGCTTATTGTGCAAGTCCATTTGCATCACACAGTTATGTCTTTATTTCTTGGACAGGAAAAATGAATGAAACGTTTGTTCTTGCACACGAATTAGGACATGCTGGTCATTTCAATCTTGCACAAAGTCATCAAAACTTCCTAGAATCTGAAGCATCAATGTATTTTGTTGAGGCACCTTCAACAATGAATGAAATGTTGATGTCTAATTATTTATTTGAAACAAGTGATGATTCTAAGTTTAAGCGTTGGGTTATCGGTTCGATTATTTCACGTACTTATTATCATAATATGGTTACACACTTATTAGAAGCAACCTATCAACGTGAAGTATATCGCTTGGTTGATCAAGGAGAATCATTAACAGCTTCTACATTGAATGAAATCACAAGAAAAGTTTATCAAGATTTCTTTGGTGATGCTGTTGAAATTTCAGATGGTGCTGAATTAACTTGGATGCGCCAACCGCATTACTACATGGGCTTGTATTCTTATACGTATTCAGCTGGATTAACAATTGGTACAGTAATGTCTCAACGTATTAAAAATGAAGGCAAACCCGCTGTTGAAGATTGGTTGAATACCTTAAAAGCTGGCGGCAGTATGTCCCCTGTTGACTTAGCAAAAACTGCAGGTATAGATATTACAACAGATGCACCATTAAGAGAAACAATTTCTTACATTGGCTCTTTAGTTGATGAATTGGAAGTACTTACTAAAGAAATTGAGAAAGAAAATAAATAA
- the nikB gene encoding nickel ABC transporter permease, which translates to MIKQILSRLGQMIIVLFVLSTITFILMKLSPGDPVNKLLHIDVANVSQDKIDAVRDKLGLNQPVLIQWWEWFTRILHLDFGTSIQTGEPVMSELLYFTPPTLIIAGFTLILTLLISVSLGTIAAVYYHTWLDRLIRILTSAFVSIPSFFLGIILIYLFSQKMQLLPSSGIDSAAGYIMPVIALSIGLCAYHVRLMRSTLIDLYQSKEVAASRARGMSERYILFADIFKPALIPVISILGMSVGGLIGSTVVIENLFDIPGICYFLVESIRSRDYPVVQGAVLMIGCFVVVSNAIADIIVLFLDPKQRYTHLKKKARLRNSRKGQVKQR; encoded by the coding sequence ATAATTAAACAAATACTTTCTAGATTAGGGCAAATGATCATTGTATTATTTGTCCTTTCTACCATTACTTTTATCCTGATGAAACTTTCACCTGGAGATCCCGTGAATAAACTACTTCATATCGATGTTGCTAATGTTTCTCAAGATAAAATCGATGCCGTCAGGGATAAATTAGGATTGAATCAACCTGTATTGATTCAATGGTGGGAATGGTTTACACGTATTCTGCATTTAGATTTTGGTACAAGTATTCAAACAGGAGAACCTGTTATGTCTGAATTGCTTTACTTTACACCGCCAACTTTAATCATCGCAGGGTTTACGTTAATACTTACATTATTAATTTCTGTTAGTTTAGGCACAATAGCTGCTGTTTATTATCACACTTGGTTAGATCGTCTGATTAGAATACTAACGTCAGCTTTTGTAAGTATCCCTTCATTTTTCTTAGGTATTATTTTAATCTATCTCTTTTCTCAAAAAATGCAGTTGCTGCCTTCTTCAGGCATTGATTCAGCTGCTGGTTATATTATGCCTGTCATTGCTTTAAGTATTGGATTATGTGCATATCATGTCCGCTTAATGCGTTCAACTTTGATTGATTTATATCAAAGTAAAGAAGTTGCTGCTTCTAGAGCACGAGGCATGTCAGAGCGTTATATCCTTTTTGCAGATATTTTCAAGCCCGCTTTAATACCTGTTATATCTATATTAGGAATGTCAGTGGGTGGATTAATCGGCAGTACTGTCGTCATTGAAAATTTATTTGATATACCTGGTATCTGTTATTTCTTAGTAGAAAGCATCCGTTCTAGAGATTATCCTGTTGTACAAGGTGCCGTTTTGATGATCGGCTGCTTTGTTGTTGTTTCTAATGCAATCGCTGATATTATAGTGCTCTTTTTAGATCCAAAACAACGTTATACTCATCTGAAAAAGAAAGCACGATTACGTAATTCTCGTAAAGGGCAGGTGAAGCAACGATGA
- the nikC gene encoding nickel transporter permease, translating into MKFKWKNFIFYLFIIYILLLIILQFTTSTDKALTVHLGDTLQNPSLHHWLGTDDYGRDLYARIIVGARYTLAIAIMTLLMIVIIGVPLGLIAGYKKGIIDTIIMRVIDIGLGIPEFVLMIAFASFFKPSIWNLVIAITILNWMTYTRVTRAIVNTEMSKHYIQLARLFHTPTRVIIFKHLLPQVIPSLIVLMIVDVGKIILYISSLSFLGLGAQPPSPEWGAMLSAGRDFLTQHPIMLTAPAFMIALTILLFNLAGDALRDRLSEKRDLYD; encoded by the coding sequence ATGAAATTCAAGTGGAAAAACTTTATTTTCTATTTATTTATCATTTATATACTGCTCTTAATCATTTTGCAATTCACTACATCTACCGACAAAGCGCTCACTGTTCATTTAGGTGATACATTGCAAAATCCGAGTCTTCACCATTGGTTAGGTACAGATGATTACGGAAGGGATTTATATGCGCGTATTATCGTAGGCGCACGATATACTTTAGCCATTGCCATTATGACACTCTTGATGATTGTGATCATTGGTGTGCCATTAGGACTTATTGCAGGGTATAAAAAAGGTATCATTGATACAATTATTATGCGTGTCATTGATATCGGTCTTGGTATTCCAGAGTTTGTACTGATGATTGCCTTCGCCAGTTTCTTCAAACCAAGTATTTGGAATTTAGTGATTGCAATCACCATACTTAATTGGATGACTTATACAAGAGTAACGCGTGCTATTGTAAATACTGAAATGAGTAAACATTACATTCAACTCGCACGTTTATTTCACACTCCAACACGTGTTATTATTTTCAAACATCTTTTACCGCAAGTCATTCCATCATTAATCGTGTTAATGATTGTAGATGTCGGTAAAATTATATTATATATTTCGTCTCTATCTTTCTTAGGATTAGGCGCACAACCGCCATCTCCAGAATGGGGTGCGATGCTTTCAGCAGGCAGAGATTTCCTTACACAACACCCGATTATGCTCACTGCGCCTGCCTTCATGATTGCATTAACAATATTATTATTCAATTTAGCCGGTGATGCATTACGTGACAGATTATCTGAAAAGAGGGATTTATATGACTGA
- a CDS encoding ATP-binding cassette domain-containing protein, whose product MTEYLLQLHNLNITDRDGEFLIKGLNIDILKNKVNVLIGESGSGKSLTVGALVQQYPTDLTVSFDSYLYQGQPVQNVRHLLGSKIGYISQNYASSFNDHTKLKKQLIAIYRTHRDTSKEEALKQIKRALGWVNLDSEEILGKYRFMLSGGQLERVYIASVLMLEPELVIADEPVAALDVINGNRIMELLQHIAKEHNTTLLLITHNLSHVLKYADNIHVINDGKIIEHGSLDYFNSASINPYTKKLFNARSQLIRKEDNDA is encoded by the coding sequence ATGACTGAATATCTCTTGCAGTTGCATAATTTAAACATTACAGATAGAGATGGAGAGTTTCTTATCAAAGGTTTAAATATAGATATCCTAAAAAATAAAGTCAATGTATTGATTGGTGAAAGTGGATCAGGCAAAAGTTTAACTGTTGGTGCACTCGTACAGCAATATCCAACCGATTTGACTGTGTCGTTCGACAGTTATTTATACCAAGGACAGCCGGTACAAAATGTAAGGCATTTACTAGGCAGCAAAATCGGCTATATTTCTCAAAATTATGCTAGCAGCTTTAACGATCACACTAAATTAAAAAAACAATTAATAGCGATATATCGTACACATCGTGATACATCCAAAGAAGAAGCACTCAAACAAATCAAAAGGGCGCTCGGATGGGTCAATTTAGACAGTGAAGAAATATTAGGAAAATACCGTTTTATGTTGTCAGGAGGACAATTAGAAAGAGTGTATATCGCAAGTGTTTTAATGTTAGAGCCTGAATTAGTGATTGCAGATGAACCTGTAGCTGCTTTGGATGTGATTAATGGCAATCGTATTATGGAACTGTTACAACATATCGCTAAAGAACACAACACAACGCTGCTTCTTATTACACATAACCTTTCACATGTCTTAAAATATGCTGATAACATTCACGTTATTAATGATGGTAAAATCATAGAACATGGGTCTTTAGATTACTTTAATAGCGCATCAATAAATCCATATACCAAAAAATTGTTTAACGCCCGCAGTCAATTGATCAGAAAGGAAGATAATGATGCTTAA
- a CDS encoding ABC transporter ATP-binding protein: protein MLKLKNVAFSYPDQEVLTHINLTVPAGELIGVIGESGSGKSTLMDLILGELQPDQGVIESSTNRILPIFQQATQSFNPRQQLRTAIEEPLKYYANAENAFDQIVLPLMKKLNLDTLLLNRYPDQISGGQLQRFNVLRTVMLQPDILICDEITASLDVNAERKLIDILKDIHKEQQSTMIIISHDIAVLNQIVDRMIVLNNGTIVDDFKTKDIFSAERDDYTKALIDVYQE, encoded by the coding sequence ATGCTTAAACTTAAAAATGTAGCATTTTCTTATCCTGACCAAGAAGTATTAACGCATATTAACCTCACTGTACCGGCGGGGGAGTTAATCGGGGTTATAGGGGAGAGTGGTTCTGGAAAAAGTACGCTGATGGATTTAATTTTAGGCGAATTACAACCTGATCAAGGTGTGATTGAAAGCTCTACTAATCGGATTCTGCCTATTTTCCAACAAGCAACTCAAAGTTTTAATCCTAGACAACAGCTAAGAACAGCCATTGAAGAACCATTGAAATACTACGCAAATGCTGAAAATGCTTTTGATCAAATTGTATTACCGCTTATGAAAAAGTTGAATTTAGATACATTATTACTAAACAGATATCCAGATCAAATCAGCGGCGGCCAGTTACAGCGTTTTAATGTGTTGAGAACAGTAATGTTGCAACCAGACATCTTGATTTGTGATGAAATAACAGCGAGTTTAGATGTAAATGCTGAACGTAAATTAATCGATATACTAAAAGACATTCATAAAGAACAGCAATCTACGATGATTATCATTTCGCATGATATTGCAGTACTTAATCAAATTGTTGATCGTATGATTGTGTTAAATAATGGTACAATTGTGGATGATTTCAAAACAAAAGATATATTTAGTGCAGAACGTGATGATTATACCAAAGCCTTAATAGATGTTTATCAAGAATAA
- a CDS encoding HdeD family acid-resistance protein, which translates to MSTKNIRWSSIIIGILFVIVAILAVSFPIQNIVAITWLIGIFFIANGIMEIFFRRLTKAFVGISGGWTILLGILNVIFGLLLIIFPSAGSTFIVYVFAFWFIFSSVLGIFVVTPEERTSKWYHFFSVLINIIGVIAGIILLFNPLLGALAVSFFVGVMFLLIGINYIFDAFAH; encoded by the coding sequence ATGTCAACAAAAAACATAAGATGGTCAAGTATCATTATTGGGATCTTATTTGTTATTGTAGCTATTTTAGCTGTTAGTTTCCCAATTCAAAACATTGTTGCGATTACTTGGCTTATTGGTATTTTCTTTATTGCTAATGGTATTATGGAAATCTTTTTCAGAAGATTAACAAAAGCATTTGTTGGAATATCAGGTGGTTGGACAATTCTATTAGGTATTCTTAACGTTATTTTCGGTCTCTTACTTATCATTTTCCCAAGTGCTGGATCAACATTTATCGTTTATGTATTTGCATTCTGGTTTATTTTCAGTTCTGTACTCGGTATTTTTGTAGTTACACCTGAAGAACGCACAAGCAAATGGTACCATTTCTTCTCAGTATTAATTAACATTATTGGTGTTATCGCTGGTATCATTTTATTATTCAATCCATTATTAGGTGCTTTAGCGGTTTCATTCTTCGTAGGTGTAATGTTCTTACTTATCGGTATAAACTATATCTTTGATGCATTTGCACATTAA
- a CDS encoding aminoacyltransferase translates to MKFTELTVKEYDNFVQNPSLESHYFQTKENIGTREADGFEVVLLGIKDDDNQVIAASLFSKIPTMGSYVYYSNRGPVMDYSDLGLVEFYLRELEKYLRQHQCLYVKMDPYWIYQIYDKDVNPFPSRQQNDAIVNLFKAHGYQHHGFTTQYDTSSQVRWMGVLDLKDQTPASIKKKFDSQRKRNINKAINHGIKVKFLGPDELDRFFKLYRETEERAGFVSKTDDYFKNFIEHYGDKVLVPLAYIDLDEYIKTLQEGLNDKESRRDQMMSKENKSDKQLKKIAELDKQIDHDQKEMLKASELRQTDGAILDLAAGVYFTNAYEVNYFSGGSSEKYNQYMGPYMMHWYMINYCFEHGYERYNFYGLSGDFTENSEDYGVYRFKRGFNVQIEELIGDFYKPIQKVKYWIFTTLDKVRKKIKK, encoded by the coding sequence ATGAAATTTACAGAGTTGACAGTTAAAGAATACGACAATTTTGTTCAAAATCCATCACTCGAAAGCCACTATTTCCAAACTAAAGAGAACATAGGGACGCGTGAAGCTGACGGTTTTGAAGTGGTGTTATTAGGGATTAAGGATGATGACAACCAAGTAATCGCAGCAAGTTTATTCTCTAAAATTCCGACTATGGGAAGTTATGTTTATTATTCAAATCGTGGACCAGTCATGGATTATAGTGATTTAGGTTTAGTAGAATTTTATTTGCGTGAGTTAGAAAAATACTTGCGCCAACACCAATGCCTATATGTGAAGATGGATCCGTATTGGATTTATCAAATCTATGACAAAGATGTTAATCCTTTCCCAAGCCGACAACAAAATGATGCGATTGTAAACTTATTTAAAGCGCATGGTTATCAACACCATGGTTTTACAACACAGTATGATACATCAAGCCAAGTACGTTGGATGGGTGTATTGGACTTAAAAGATCAAACACCTGCATCTATTAAAAAGAAATTTGATAGCCAACGTAAACGTAATATCAATAAAGCCATTAATCATGGAATTAAAGTGAAATTCCTTGGTCCAGACGAGTTAGATCGTTTCTTCAAATTGTATCGTGAAACAGAAGAACGTGCAGGATTTGTATCAAAAACAGATGACTATTTCAAAAACTTTATTGAACATTACGGAGATAAAGTTTTAGTACCTTTAGCTTATATTGATTTAGACGAATACATCAAAACATTGCAAGAAGGGCTTAATGACAAAGAAAGCCGACGCGACCAAATGATGTCAAAAGAAAATAAATCAGATAAACAATTGAAGAAAATAGCTGAACTTGATAAACAAATTGATCATGACCAAAAAGAAATGCTTAAAGCAAGCGAATTACGCCAAACTGATGGTGCTATACTTGATTTAGCAGCAGGTGTTTACTTTACCAATGCATATGAAGTTAACTATTTCTCAGGGGGTTCTTCTGAAAAATATAATCAATATATGGGTCCTTATATGATGCATTGGTATATGATTAACTATTGTTTCGAACATGGTTATGAGCGCTATAACTTTTATGGCTTATCAGGTGATTTCACTGAAAACAGTGAAGACTATGGTGTTTATCGATTTAAACGAGGATTTAATGTACAAATAGAAGAGTTGATTGGGGATTTCTATAAACCAATCCAAAAAGTGAAATATTGGATTTTCACAACATTAGACAAAGTGAGAAAGAAAATTAAAAAGTAA